Proteins from a genomic interval of Symmachiella macrocystis:
- a CDS encoding cupin domain-containing protein, with the protein MKVRNHEAITQTPVEMEGAVGAKVRWLIGEDDGAPNFAMRMFELEPGGETPKHNHPYEHEVYVLEGNGRVYEGETEHSIAAGDCIYVVSDEVHQFRNTGDAPMKFLCMVPIMNKCTD; encoded by the coding sequence AAGCGATCACACAAACCCCGGTCGAGATGGAAGGGGCCGTCGGCGCCAAGGTGCGGTGGTTGATCGGCGAAGACGATGGAGCTCCCAATTTCGCCATGCGAATGTTCGAACTCGAACCGGGAGGCGAAACCCCCAAGCACAATCATCCCTACGAACATGAAGTCTATGTGCTCGAAGGCAACGGACGAGTCTACGAAGGGGAGACCGAACATTCGATCGCTGCCGGCGACTGCATCTACGTCGTCTCTGACGAGGTGCACCAGTTTCGCAATACGGGCGATGCTCCGATGAAATTTCTCTGCATGGTGCCGATCATGAACAAATGCACCGATTGA